The Planococcus liqunii genome includes a region encoding these proteins:
- a CDS encoding glycerol-3-phosphate dehydrogenase/oxidase — protein MKFSSLQRKETIQNMKNARLDLLVIGGGITGAGIALDASVRGMHTAVIEMQDFAAGTSSRSTKLVHGGLRYLKQFEVKMVAEVGKEREIVYENGPHVTTPEWMLLPFYKGGTFGPYSTNIGLRVYDFLAGVKRDERRKMLSKEEALKREPLLKKQGIKGAGYYVEYKTDDARLTIEVMKKAVEKGAMALNYAKVTGFIYQNGKTVGIRIQDQIDGSEHEIYANKIVNAAGPWVDTLRDKDNSKQGKTLQLTKGIHLVFDGKRFPLKQAIYFDMPDGRMAFAIPRDGKVYVGTTDTVYKQDIAHPTMTVEDRDYVLKAIDFMFPDVQIRVEDIESSWAGLRPLIHEEGKDPSEISRKDEIFVSDSGLISIAGGKLTGYRKMGESIVNLVAEQLKEENGTKFPKSSTKHLPLSGGEVGGSKGFESFIEDRVRQAVAIGLTPAAARKLVKRYGSNVDQVLHFLATGKKEAADEGLDPLVHAMLRYAMEYESTYKPVDFFIRRTGALFFNIHWVHANKDSAIAYMAKTFGWTEEQTQTYTEELDVLLHEATHPVEVSAQSK, from the coding sequence ATGAAATTTTCTAGTTTGCAGCGTAAAGAAACCATTCAAAATATGAAAAATGCCCGACTCGACCTTTTGGTCATCGGCGGCGGTATTACAGGAGCCGGCATCGCTCTTGATGCTTCGGTACGCGGCATGCACACTGCAGTAATCGAAATGCAGGATTTTGCAGCGGGCACCAGCAGCCGCTCGACGAAACTTGTCCACGGCGGCCTTCGCTACTTGAAACAGTTCGAAGTGAAAATGGTGGCGGAAGTCGGCAAAGAACGCGAAATCGTTTATGAAAACGGTCCGCATGTCACGACTCCGGAATGGATGCTATTGCCGTTTTACAAAGGCGGTACATTCGGCCCGTACAGCACAAACATCGGCCTTCGCGTCTATGACTTTTTGGCAGGCGTGAAACGCGATGAGCGCCGCAAGATGCTGTCGAAAGAGGAAGCGTTGAAACGCGAACCTTTACTTAAAAAACAAGGCATCAAAGGTGCCGGCTATTACGTGGAATACAAAACAGACGATGCCCGCCTGACAATTGAAGTGATGAAAAAAGCGGTGGAAAAAGGCGCCATGGCATTGAATTACGCTAAAGTGACCGGCTTTATCTACCAGAACGGTAAAACGGTCGGCATTCGCATCCAAGACCAGATTGATGGATCAGAGCACGAAATCTATGCCAACAAAATCGTCAATGCAGCAGGGCCTTGGGTTGACACATTGCGCGACAAAGACAATTCAAAACAAGGCAAGACCTTGCAACTGACGAAAGGCATTCACTTAGTATTCGACGGCAAGCGTTTCCCGTTGAAACAGGCGATTTATTTTGATATGCCAGACGGCCGCATGGCATTTGCAATTCCGCGCGACGGCAAAGTATATGTCGGTACAACCGATACGGTCTACAAACAGGATATTGCTCATCCGACGATGACCGTGGAAGACCGTGACTATGTCTTGAAAGCGATCGACTTCATGTTCCCGGATGTGCAAATCCGCGTAGAAGACATCGAATCAAGCTGGGCTGGACTGCGTCCGTTGATCCACGAAGAAGGCAAAGACCCTTCCGAGATTTCCCGCAAAGATGAAATCTTCGTATCGGATTCAGGCTTGATTTCCATTGCCGGCGGAAAGTTGACCGGCTACCGCAAAATGGGCGAAAGCATTGTCAATCTAGTGGCGGAACAATTGAAAGAAGAAAACGGCACGAAATTCCCGAAAAGCTCAACGAAGCATTTGCCATTGTCCGGCGGGGAAGTCGGCGGTTCAAAAGGCTTTGAATCCTTTATCGAAGACCGCGTGCGCCAGGCTGTCGCTATTGGACTGACACCAGCAGCCGCCCGCAAATTGGTGAAACGCTACGGCTCGAACGTCGACCAGGTGCTGCATTTCTTAGCGACCGGAAAAAAAGAAGCGGCTGACGAAGGGCTCGATCCATTAGTCCATGCAATGCTTCGCTACGCAATGGAATACGAATCCACTTATAAACCGGTCGATTTCTTCATCCGCCGTACAGGCGCGTTGTTCTTCAACATCCACTGGGTGCATGCCAACAAAGACAGCGCCATCGCTTATATGGCCAAAACATTCGGCTGGACAGAAGAACAGACCCAGACTTACACTGAAGAATTAGATGTCTTGTTGCACGAAGCAACTCATCCGGTTGAAGTCAGTGCACAATCGAAATAA
- the glpK gene encoding glycerol kinase GlpK, with amino-acid sequence MSKDYILSIDQGTTSSRAILFNHKGEIVQTAQQEFEQFFPKPGWVEHDANEIWTSVLACIAEVLRKADVDPTQIAGIGITNQRETAVVWDRNTGKPIYRAIVWQSRQTDGICKELKEQGHGELFTKKTGLLIDAYFSGTKVKWILDNVEGAREKADNGDLMFGTIDSWLVYKLSGGKRHVTDYSNASRTLMYNIYDLEWDDELLEILTVPKSMLPEVCQSSEVYGHTVDYHFFGHEVPIAGMAGDQQAALFGQACFEKGMAKNTYGTGCFMLMNTGEEGVVSDHGLLTTLAWGVDGKVEYAIEGSIFVAGSAIQWLRDGLQLIDHAPESEAYAASVESTEGVYMVPAFVGLGTPYWDTDARGAIFGLTRGTTKAHLIRATLESLAYQTKDVVDVMVKESGTELKTLRVDGGAVANDLLMQFQSDILNVQVERPMIQETTALGAAYLAGLAVGFWKDKEEIAQQWKVDKTYTSTMPSEQSEELYEGWQNAVAATRTFKATEARTKVNS; translated from the coding sequence ATGAGCAAAGACTATATTTTATCAATTGACCAGGGAACGACCAGTTCACGGGCCATCTTGTTTAACCATAAAGGCGAAATCGTGCAAACAGCACAGCAGGAATTCGAACAATTCTTCCCGAAACCAGGCTGGGTAGAGCACGATGCCAATGAAATCTGGACGTCGGTACTGGCTTGTATTGCAGAAGTGCTTCGCAAAGCAGACGTTGATCCAACTCAAATCGCAGGAATCGGCATCACCAACCAGCGGGAAACAGCGGTTGTGTGGGACCGCAATACCGGCAAACCGATTTACCGTGCAATTGTCTGGCAGTCGCGCCAAACAGACGGCATCTGCAAAGAATTGAAAGAACAGGGGCACGGCGAACTGTTCACGAAAAAAACCGGCTTGTTGATCGATGCGTATTTCTCCGGAACAAAAGTGAAATGGATTCTCGACAATGTTGAAGGCGCGCGCGAAAAAGCGGACAACGGCGATTTGATGTTCGGAACAATCGATTCCTGGCTTGTGTATAAATTGTCCGGCGGCAAACGCCATGTCACCGACTACAGCAACGCATCCCGTACGTTGATGTACAATATTTACGATCTGGAGTGGGACGATGAGCTATTGGAAATTTTAACGGTTCCGAAAAGCATGCTTCCGGAAGTTTGCCAGTCTTCTGAAGTGTATGGGCATACTGTGGATTACCATTTCTTCGGCCATGAAGTGCCGATTGCCGGAATGGCAGGGGACCAGCAAGCTGCATTGTTCGGTCAAGCTTGTTTTGAAAAAGGAATGGCAAAAAACACATACGGCACCGGCTGCTTCATGTTGATGAACACCGGCGAAGAAGGCGTGGTTTCAGACCACGGATTGCTGACGACCCTTGCATGGGGAGTAGACGGCAAAGTGGAATACGCCATCGAAGGAAGTATTTTTGTAGCCGGCTCGGCGATCCAGTGGCTGCGCGACGGCTTGCAGCTGATCGACCATGCACCGGAAAGCGAAGCTTATGCAGCATCCGTTGAATCCACAGAAGGCGTCTACATGGTACCGGCATTTGTCGGACTTGGCACACCTTATTGGGATACCGATGCACGAGGCGCGATTTTCGGATTGACACGCGGTACGACCAAAGCGCATTTGATCCGTGCAACATTGGAGTCGCTTGCTTACCAAACAAAAGATGTTGTGGACGTGATGGTGAAAGAATCCGGCACAGAACTGAAAACTTTGCGTGTTGACGGCGGAGCTGTTGCAAATGACTTGCTGATGCAGTTCCAAAGTGATATCCTTAATGTACAGGTGGAACGCCCGATGATCCAGGAAACCACAGCACTTGGTGCTGCATACTTGGCAGGGCTTGCAGTCGGCTTCTGGAAAGACAAAGAAGAGATTGCCCAGCAATGGAAAGTCGACAAAACCTACACAAGCACAATGCCGTCAGAACAAAGCGAAGAGCTTTATGAAGGTTGGCAGAATGCAGTAGCGGCTACCAGAACATTCAAAGCAACAGAAGCAAGAACGAAAGTGAATTCTTAA
- a CDS encoding MIP/aquaporin family protein, producing the protein MTEFLAELVGTMILIIFGAGVVAGVALKDSKAENGGWIVVTVAWGLAVTMGVYAVGSFSGAHLNPAVTLGFAVVGDFAWAKVPVYIAAQLIGAIIGAAIVFFNYLPHWERTKDKAAKLGVFATIPAVRKPFSNLVSEIIGTAVLVMGLLFIGANEFTEGLNPLIVGALILAIGLSLGGPTGYAINPARDLGPRIAHAILPIPGKGGSDWSYAWVPVVGPLFGGVYGAVFYKAVFVGEMGPAFWILSLVLVLVLFGAASVELRKGRTAADQLEEKIVS; encoded by the coding sequence ATGACGGAATTTCTAGCAGAATTGGTTGGCACCATGATTTTGATTATTTTTGGGGCCGGCGTAGTTGCAGGTGTAGCATTGAAAGATTCAAAGGCTGAAAATGGTGGTTGGATTGTGGTCACTGTTGCATGGGGCTTGGCAGTGACGATGGGCGTCTATGCCGTCGGCAGTTTTTCAGGAGCCCATTTAAATCCGGCAGTAACTTTAGGTTTTGCCGTAGTAGGCGACTTTGCCTGGGCGAAAGTGCCGGTTTACATTGCCGCACAGCTGATTGGGGCTATTATTGGGGCGGCCATCGTTTTCTTCAATTATTTGCCGCACTGGGAACGCACAAAAGACAAAGCGGCAAAACTTGGCGTTTTCGCAACCATCCCTGCAGTGCGCAAACCGTTTTCGAATTTGGTATCTGAAATTATCGGAACAGCCGTCCTTGTGATGGGGCTATTATTTATCGGGGCAAATGAATTTACAGAAGGCTTGAATCCATTGATTGTCGGTGCCTTGATCCTGGCAATCGGCTTGTCGCTTGGCGGACCAACAGGCTACGCCATCAATCCGGCCCGCGACTTGGGGCCAAGAATTGCGCATGCCATCCTGCCGATTCCCGGCAAAGGCGGATCTGACTGGAGCTACGCTTGGGTACCGGTAGTAGGGCCGCTGTTTGGCGGTGTTTACGGAGCTGTATTTTATAAAGCCGTGTTCGTTGGCGAAATGGGACCAGCTTTTTGGATTCTGAGCCTGGTACTTGTGCTGGTGTTATTCGGAGCAGCAAGTGTAGAATTAAGAAAAGGCCGCACAGCGGCAGATCAATTAGAAGAAAAAATCGTTTCGTAA
- a CDS encoding glycerol-3-phosphate responsive antiterminator — MSELKGVLPVLRNMKEFERLLSSDHEYIIYLEIRLSQLKALVQAAKKANKKVILHIDLIQGLKADAYGIEYLVREVKPDGIVSTRSNVIAMAKKNKLMTIQRLFLLDSHALEHNIKLINQVKPDYIEILPGIIPSVIAEVHEQTGIPVIAGGLIRTKEDVELAYGGGAVAISTSQAELWEL, encoded by the coding sequence GTGTCTGAATTAAAGGGCGTTTTGCCCGTTTTGCGCAATATGAAAGAGTTTGAACGGCTGCTGAGCAGCGACCATGAATACATCATTTACTTGGAAATCCGATTGTCTCAGCTGAAAGCGCTGGTGCAAGCAGCCAAAAAGGCAAATAAGAAAGTGATTTTGCATATTGATTTGATCCAGGGATTAAAAGCGGATGCCTATGGCATTGAATACTTGGTGCGCGAAGTAAAGCCGGACGGCATTGTTTCGACACGCAGCAATGTCATTGCCATGGCGAAGAAAAACAAATTGATGACGATTCAGCGCTTGTTTCTGCTCGACAGCCATGCACTCGAACATAACATCAAATTGATCAATCAGGTAAAACCCGACTATATTGAAATCTTGCCGGGCATCATTCCATCCGTCATAGCGGAAGTCCACGAACAGACCGGCATCCCGGTCATTGCCGGCGGTTTGATCCGTACAAAAGAAGATGTCGAGCTGGCTTATGGCGGCGGAGCGGTGGCTATTTCCACTTCACAAGCAGAGCTGTGGGAGCTATAA
- a CDS encoding YfhO family protein, producing MKTKRKGTYAKKVLPVMCLLLAAVLFHWKFLFEGNNLAVNLDAINQFAFFFPHLVESYADGDFFWSWSYGLGGDLLGEFAYYYTTSPLFYGVVLAELFFDFDWSILKAIDFKMYLSVLKSFLAMLGMYGLVRYEKFEPLKALAAALAYGSSIIFFAHAALIDYMTEAFLYVPLTIFGLLYYQRTGKSRFFILGIFLSVASNFYLGFISSIFYGLAAIVLTPLKEKSVFKTYAPLLLHYAIGLGLAFAGLLPGVLSVYYSDRLAIKPEIPLFFGADWTASLPEQIWGNIGGLGFLFITLIAGLMIFLPTDAKTKRKSILALLLFSCYFVPYMYSVFNGFSHIQYRWFYILNFAVAFALPNWLTAAMKANKRLLAFVLMAIGLSLWALYTKEERTGSTASQYDAAAVAFGLLTLLLLYAMSRWERKRWLSRLFVLALGANAVANVVGYTEEKIVGKFGAKNLTDEYFSQPSLDHAEEQKIFSALVPEQNEFYRTYYGTKDRLNHAMLYGYYGTSAYNSVLKKNLHSFVKKDYNVRQTNPLRNGVVVSTYSLFDDRWALETGLGVKYQVLPKDEKAPFGYEKVEETETYSVYENPSAVGIDMWYTETISETEWRQLNVAERDALFLNTLVVADRYARARTENWKEQLPERIKVDLANADYHNASMTGGLLTVQSGGKVRIPIEEKQQPGEYMVYFEIAPAEDQAMKLDVNGKEVLKRESSYIYSYPNKGYLIRLDGQTDAIEIGVSPGTYQLSGLKVYWNSYEDFRKQADQREAHSMDNLHVKGNHVSGDLSVKEQGFLFLSIPYSEQWNMKVNGKEAELLEVQGAFSGVYLEPGEHRIELSYITPGFYPGLLVTVISALAALLLHLYGRRKNG from the coding sequence TTGAAAACCAAGCGCAAAGGAACTTACGCGAAGAAGGTGTTGCCGGTTATGTGTCTGCTGCTCGCCGCGGTGTTGTTTCATTGGAAGTTTTTGTTTGAAGGGAATAACTTGGCGGTCAATCTGGATGCCATCAACCAATTTGCGTTTTTCTTTCCGCATCTCGTGGAGTCTTATGCAGACGGCGATTTTTTTTGGTCCTGGTCCTATGGCTTAGGCGGCGATCTGCTCGGTGAGTTTGCCTATTACTACACTACAAGCCCTTTGTTTTACGGAGTTGTGCTGGCGGAACTTTTTTTTGACTTTGACTGGAGTATTCTTAAAGCCATCGATTTTAAAATGTATTTGTCCGTGCTGAAATCGTTTTTGGCAATGCTCGGAATGTATGGGCTTGTCCGTTATGAGAAGTTCGAGCCCTTGAAAGCGCTGGCCGCGGCTTTGGCTTACGGCAGTTCGATTATTTTCTTTGCCCATGCGGCGCTGATCGATTATATGACCGAAGCGTTTCTCTATGTGCCTTTGACGATTTTTGGCTTGCTGTATTATCAGCGGACCGGCAAATCGCGGTTTTTCATTCTGGGGATTTTCCTGTCGGTTGCCAGCAATTTTTATCTCGGTTTTATCAGCAGCATTTTTTACGGCCTGGCAGCCATTGTGCTCACACCGTTAAAAGAAAAATCGGTTTTCAAAACGTATGCACCGCTCCTGCTGCATTACGCCATCGGATTGGGCTTGGCTTTCGCTGGACTTTTGCCGGGCGTCCTGTCCGTCTATTACTCAGACCGTTTGGCAATAAAACCGGAAATTCCTTTGTTCTTCGGTGCCGACTGGACTGCCAGTTTGCCGGAACAGATTTGGGGCAATATTGGAGGTTTAGGTTTTCTCTTCATTACGTTAATTGCCGGTTTAATGATTTTTCTTCCGACCGATGCAAAAACGAAGAGAAAGTCCATCCTGGCGCTGCTGTTGTTCAGCTGTTATTTCGTTCCTTATATGTACAGCGTTTTTAACGGGTTTTCACATATCCAGTACCGGTGGTTCTACATCTTGAATTTCGCTGTGGCGTTCGCGTTGCCGAACTGGCTGACAGCGGCCATGAAAGCCAATAAACGGCTGTTGGCCTTTGTTTTGATGGCGATTGGCTTATCGCTTTGGGCGCTTTATACAAAAGAAGAGCGGACGGGAAGTACAGCCAGTCAGTATGACGCAGCTGCCGTCGCTTTTGGCTTATTAACTTTGTTGCTGTTATATGCGATGAGCCGTTGGGAGCGGAAAAGGTGGCTTTCAAGGCTTTTCGTATTGGCATTGGGAGCAAATGCTGTTGCCAATGTGGTGGGCTATACTGAGGAAAAGATAGTCGGCAAGTTCGGGGCCAAAAATTTAACCGATGAATATTTTAGCCAGCCCTCTCTGGATCATGCTGAAGAACAAAAAATTTTTTCGGCACTGGTGCCGGAACAGAATGAATTTTACCGGACGTACTACGGAACGAAGGACCGCTTAAACCATGCCATGCTTTATGGCTATTATGGTACGAGTGCCTACAATAGTGTACTGAAGAAAAATTTGCACAGCTTTGTGAAAAAAGATTACAATGTCCGGCAAACCAATCCGCTGAGAAACGGTGTCGTCGTATCCACCTACTCGCTGTTCGACGACCGCTGGGCACTGGAGACGGGGCTTGGAGTAAAGTATCAAGTATTGCCAAAAGATGAAAAGGCTCCCTTCGGATACGAGAAAGTAGAAGAGACTGAAACGTATTCGGTTTATGAAAATCCGTCAGCGGTTGGCATCGATATGTGGTATACCGAGACGATTTCCGAAACGGAATGGCGGCAGTTGAATGTGGCAGAGCGGGACGCGCTGTTTTTGAATACATTGGTTGTGGCAGACCGTTATGCACGAGCACGAACTGAAAATTGGAAAGAACAGCTGCCGGAACGGATAAAAGTCGATCTGGCAAACGCCGATTACCATAATGCATCAATGACAGGAGGCTTGCTGACGGTCCAATCGGGAGGGAAAGTCCGTATTCCAATCGAAGAAAAACAACAGCCGGGAGAATACATGGTCTATTTCGAAATAGCACCGGCGGAAGACCAGGCGATGAAGCTGGACGTCAACGGAAAAGAAGTGTTGAAACGGGAATCCTCCTATATTTATAGCTACCCCAATAAAGGGTATTTGATCCGTTTGGATGGGCAGACGGATGCAATAGAAATCGGGGTTTCACCCGGCACCTATCAACTGTCTGGCCTTAAGGTGTATTGGAATTCCTATGAGGATTTCCGTAAGCAAGCAGATCAGCGCGAAGCTCATAGCATGGACAATTTGCATGTGAAAGGCAATCACGTATCGGGTGATCTTTCCGTCAAGGAACAAGGGTTTTTGTTCTTATCCATTCCCTATAGTGAACAGTGGAATATGAAAGTGAACGGCAAAGAAGCGGAATTGCTGGAAGTGCAGGGCGCATTCAGCGGGGTTTATTTGGAACCTGGAGAACACCGGATTGAGCTGTCGTATATTACGCCTGGATTTTATCCGGGACTGCTTGTCACGGTTATTTCGGCACTTGCTGCTTTATTGTTGCATCTCTATGGCAGGCGGAAAAACGGCTGA
- a CDS encoding SGNH/GDSL hydrolase family protein yields the protein MKIVRLLMMAIIIVLMVAFVFSKNNWDEKIEQHSQQSMDNVAQTKSMEVLGEKEIVQEKESTEEKAEVIEDEEKAASVKSEESEFYNLLLEQKITSIKLLGDGITAGYGHSAYSAPDGGRIIFHGNGETYREAGYEFDSWANQLRNYASKPEFGEVDVINAGIRDKTADWTLRNLDRLLKPKEEAVIVMIGTDDRIFITLEEYEATMRKLLAVADERSESMIVMSPPPSKEDLQPYKFTMKEINEVLKNISEEKGYTFISQFDAFQEQMENGVKYESLMQTATSNPQNDGYELIWQTMKQELDLQ from the coding sequence GTGAAAATTGTTCGACTTTTAATGATGGCTATCATCATTGTATTAATGGTTGCATTTGTGTTTTCAAAAAATAATTGGGATGAAAAAATTGAACAGCATTCACAGCAGTCAATGGATAACGTAGCTCAAACGAAATCTATGGAAGTATTGGGTGAAAAGGAAATAGTTCAAGAAAAAGAGAGTACTGAGGAAAAAGCTGAAGTCATAGAAGATGAGGAAAAAGCAGCTTCTGTGAAAAGTGAGGAAAGCGAGTTTTACAATCTTTTGCTCGAGCAAAAGATAACTTCTATCAAGTTACTGGGTGACGGAATTACCGCAGGGTACGGACATTCTGCATATTCTGCGCCCGATGGCGGCCGGATCATTTTCCATGGAAATGGCGAAACATATCGAGAAGCAGGATATGAATTCGACTCATGGGCAAATCAACTACGAAATTATGCAAGTAAACCAGAATTCGGTGAAGTTGATGTGATCAATGCCGGAATTCGAGATAAGACAGCGGATTGGACTTTGCGAAATCTTGATAGATTGTTAAAACCAAAAGAAGAAGCGGTCATTGTCATGATTGGCACGGATGATCGGATTTTTATTACATTAGAGGAGTACGAGGCGACAATGCGTAAGCTTCTGGCAGTTGCTGACGAGCGTTCAGAATCTATGATTGTTATGTCGCCGCCACCTTCAAAAGAAGACTTGCAGCCATATAAGTTTACTATGAAAGAAATTAATGAGGTATTGAAGAATATCAGTGAAGAAAAAGGCTATACTTTCATTTCCCAATTCGATGCTTTTCAAGAACAAATGGAAAATGGCGTTAAATACGAAAGCCTAATGCAAACTGCTACTTCTAATCCGCAAAATGATGGATACGAGCTCATATGGCAAACAATGAAACAAGAACTGGACTTGCAATAA
- a CDS encoding GNAT family N-acetyltransferase, with translation MTVKSKVQVPDIFFLPEWGKAYENQDHGESRVFEVKNAMGHIFYPFVLRPIPILAGETLYYDTVTPFGQNGPIILKCKPGKKAELTALFDQEFQAYCMQNNIVAEYVRFNAWLKNIEDFKDIYSIDNRGITMYIDLTVQDFFLDEFKSSTRQQVRRALKNNVQIEYDFTGESIADFHRLYQIMARRNNVPEYYLFSEDLLRNSFKLLEAQQFIVYVKYEGVAISAALFVHHGDYLHYHLAANDPAYFHLAGNSLLINEGCRWGVENGKKEMHLGGASTEALSRFKRGFTKTEPLDILTGKKIRNLKIYQLLSDIKLKNEGIKNPSHFPMYRG, from the coding sequence ATGACAGTCAAGTCAAAGGTACAAGTGCCGGATATCTTTTTTTTACCGGAATGGGGCAAAGCTTATGAAAACCAAGATCATGGTGAAAGCAGAGTATTTGAAGTAAAAAATGCAATGGGACATATTTTTTATCCGTTTGTCTTAAGACCCATCCCGATTCTGGCTGGCGAAACACTTTACTACGACACTGTTACGCCTTTTGGGCAAAACGGTCCGATTATCCTTAAATGCAAGCCCGGCAAAAAAGCCGAACTTACCGCTTTGTTTGACCAAGAATTTCAAGCCTATTGCATGCAAAATAATATCGTTGCGGAGTATGTCCGTTTCAATGCTTGGCTAAAAAACATTGAGGACTTTAAAGATATTTACAGCATCGATAACCGGGGCATAACGATGTATATCGACTTGACGGTCCAAGATTTTTTCTTGGACGAATTCAAATCATCCACTCGCCAACAAGTGCGGCGGGCGCTGAAAAACAATGTGCAAATCGAATACGATTTTACCGGTGAAAGCATCGCTGACTTCCACCGCCTGTACCAGATTATGGCTAGACGGAACAATGTGCCTGAGTATTATTTGTTCTCAGAGGATTTATTAAGAAACTCTTTCAAACTCCTCGAAGCTCAGCAATTCATCGTTTATGTAAAATACGAAGGTGTGGCAATTTCTGCAGCTTTATTCGTTCATCACGGCGACTACCTCCACTATCATTTGGCTGCAAACGATCCGGCATATTTTCACTTAGCTGGAAACAGCTTACTGATTAACGAAGGATGCCGTTGGGGCGTGGAGAACGGCAAAAAAGAAATGCATCTTGGAGGTGCGTCTACAGAAGCCCTTTCCCGCTTCAAACGTGGTTTTACCAAAACGGAACCACTGGATATATTGACTGGCAAAAAAATTAGAAACCTTAAAATTTATCAGTTGCTTTCCGATATTAAATTGAAAAATGAAGGAATTAAAAATCCTTCACATTTTCCAATGTATAGAGGCTAA
- a CDS encoding GNAT family N-acetyltransferase: MDIFFEENYGRLYEEIEDGECEVFVFNHSLGTVRHLFIKREVPVQIGGETYFDIVTPYGYGGPVIMSGEDADKTELIQEFKIAFQKYCLEEKIISEFVRFHPVLGNAKDFTACYEVIFARKTVGTNLRDYDDPIQSEFSKSTRKNIRHVMRNGVDYQVTVNPKSLELFKEIYHINMKRIGADTYYYFDEDYFSKCLQYFGDQIVLVEALYEGQVIGAELHFFYNNIIHTHLSGTLSEFHHLSPVYVMTYGIAVWGKEHGAHLIHAGGGTSNRPDDSLYLFKKKFGQNTEFDFYIGRKVWNQEVYDKVCGVAGTICETEFFPAYRSRETEAFNEIQNVQG; encoded by the coding sequence ATGGATATATTTTTTGAAGAGAACTATGGAAGGCTTTATGAGGAAATTGAAGATGGCGAATGTGAAGTTTTTGTATTTAATCACTCACTTGGAACTGTTAGGCATCTTTTCATTAAACGGGAAGTGCCCGTGCAAATTGGTGGCGAGACCTATTTCGATATCGTCACTCCATACGGCTACGGTGGCCCTGTTATTATGAGTGGGGAAGACGCTGATAAAACAGAGCTAATTCAGGAATTTAAAATTGCTTTCCAAAAATATTGTTTGGAAGAAAAGATTATTTCTGAATTTGTCCGGTTCCATCCCGTGCTCGGCAACGCTAAAGACTTTACGGCTTGCTATGAAGTGATTTTTGCCCGCAAAACGGTAGGAACCAACCTTCGCGACTATGACGACCCGATCCAATCGGAGTTTTCCAAATCGACCCGAAAAAATATACGCCATGTGATGCGCAACGGTGTGGACTACCAGGTGACCGTGAATCCGAAAAGCCTGGAATTATTCAAGGAAATTTATCACATTAATATGAAGCGCATTGGAGCCGATACGTATTATTATTTTGATGAAGACTATTTCTCCAAATGCCTTCAGTATTTCGGTGATCAAATCGTATTGGTTGAAGCCTTATATGAAGGTCAGGTAATAGGGGCGGAGTTGCATTTCTTTTATAATAATATAATCCATACCCACCTATCCGGCACCTTGTCTGAATTCCATCATCTTTCCCCAGTTTACGTAATGACATACGGAATTGCCGTATGGGGAAAAGAGCACGGTGCGCATCTAATTCATGCCGGTGGAGGGACCAGCAATAGACCAGACGATAGCCTTTATCTGTTTAAGAAAAAGTTTGGGCAAAACACAGAATTTGATTTTTATATCGGCCGAAAAGTTTGGAATCAGGAGGTTTACGACAAAGTTTGTGGAGTTGCCGGAACAATTTGCGAAACGGAGTTTTTCCCGGCATACCGCTCCAGAGAGACTGAAGCCTTTAATGAAATCCAAAATGTGCAGGGATAA
- a CDS encoding DUF1269 domain-containing protein codes for MENVIISYFEVESEAYQALSELKKKSTITDQFLLSQAALLKKSNGQILFQDGFDTGKRTRDDTWKGSLIGGLVGLLGGPLGMLLGAGIGSVVGLAKDVGEAEEEASLITAITSRMKEQDVVLVVVAQEQNEASYDRLVEKFDVVTVRYYASDILDEVDHAREVERNLQERAKEDMRKARSEHRQGRVKEYRSKFKAEFEALKKRFSSTD; via the coding sequence ATGGAAAATGTCATCATTAGTTATTTTGAAGTGGAAAGCGAAGCGTATCAAGCATTATCGGAATTGAAGAAGAAAAGCACAATCACCGATCAGTTTTTGCTGTCACAGGCAGCGTTGTTGAAAAAGTCGAATGGCCAAATTTTATTTCAGGACGGATTCGACACCGGAAAACGGACACGGGACGATACGTGGAAAGGCAGCTTGATCGGGGGGCTCGTAGGGCTTTTGGGCGGACCACTCGGCATGCTTCTAGGGGCAGGAATTGGCTCTGTAGTAGGACTGGCAAAAGACGTAGGTGAAGCGGAAGAAGAAGCGAGCCTGATTACAGCCATTACTTCGCGCATGAAAGAACAGGACGTGGTACTGGTGGTAGTTGCTCAGGAGCAAAATGAGGCATCTTACGACCGCCTTGTGGAGAAGTTTGATGTGGTTACGGTGCGCTACTACGCTAGTGACATCCTGGATGAAGTGGATCATGCCAGGGAAGTGGAACGGAATCTTCAAGAGAGAGCTAAAGAAGATATGCGAAAGGCGCGTTCAGAACACCGGCAGGGCAGAGTGAAAGAATATCGCAGCAAATTTAAAGCGGAATTTGAAGCTTTAAAGAAACGTTTTTCCTCTACAGATTGA